In the Syngnathus scovelli strain Florida chromosome 16, RoL_Ssco_1.2, whole genome shotgun sequence genome, one interval contains:
- the fn3krp gene encoding ketosamine-3-kinase isoform X2, whose product MEDKLKKELGTATLKLAGHGEGGCISQGQSYHTDTGEVFVKTNHKSQAKLMFDGEMASLEAIIKTGTIQVPKPVKVIELATGGCMFVMEYLDIRALSKYSRQLGEQVADLHLHNKRQLEKVSKEQHTVGKGAGQREDTYVDKFGFPTITCCGYIAQRLECQLNMLEKSNGDREVRELWSALQLKIPGLFRDAQVFPALLHGDLWKGNVAETGKGPVIFDPSSFYGHSEYELGIAGMLGGFDSSFFSAYHAKIPKAPGFAHRNQLYQLFNYLNHWNHFGGGYRGSSIRVMKNLLK is encoded by the exons ATGGAAGATAAGTTAAAGAAAGAGTTGGGTACAGCCACGCTAAAGTTAGCCGGCCACGGCGAAGGTGGATGCATCAGTCAGGGCCAGAGTTACCACACGGACACAGGCGAAGTGTTTGTTAAAACAAACCACAAGAGCCAG gccAAATTAATGTTTGACGGGGAAATGGCCAGTTTGGAGGCTATAATCAAAACGGGCACAATTCAAGTGCCCAAACCTGTAAAGGTGATCGAGTTGGCAACTGGAGGCTGTATGTTTGTAATGGAGTATTTGGACATTCGTGCCCTAAGCAA ATATTCCAGGCAGCTTGGAGAGCAGGTGGCTGATCTGCACCTTCACAATAAGAGACAGTTGGAGAAAGTGAGCAAAGAGCAGCACACCGTTG GAAAAGGAGCCGGGCAGAGGGAGGATACTTACGTGGACAAATTTGGCTTCCCGACCATTACGTGTTGTGGCTATATCGCACAG AGGCTCGAGTGTCAGCTAAACATGCTGGAGAAGTCAAACGGGGACAGAGAGGTCCGAGAGCTTTGGTCGGCACTGCAG CTGAAGATCCCGGGGTTGTTCCGAGACGCGCAGGTGTTCCCAGCTCTTCTGCATGGCGACTTGTGGAAAGGCAATGTGGCAGAAACCGGCAAGGGCCCGGTGATCTTCGACCCCTCTTCTTTTTACGGCCATTCTGAATACGAGTTGGGAATCGCCGGCATGTTGGGAGGCTTCGACAGCTCCTTTTTCTCGGCCTACCATGCGAAAATTCCTAAGGCGCCCGGCTTTGCCCACAGAAACCAGCTCTATCAACTCTTCAACTATTTGAATCACTGGAACCACTTTGGCGGTGGCTACAGAGGCTCGTCAATAAGAGTCATGAAGAACCTGCTCAAGTAA
- the fn3krp gene encoding ketosamine-3-kinase isoform X1 encodes MEDKLKKELGTATLKLAGHGEGGCISQGQSYHTDTGEVFVKTNHKSQAKLMFDGEMASLEAIIKTGTIQVPKPVKVIELATGGCMFVMEYLDIRALSKYSRQLGEQVADLHLHNKRQLEKVSKEQHTVGKGAGQREDTYVDKFGFPTITCCGYIAQENEWQDDWMTFYTRQRLECQLNMLEKSNGDREVRELWSALQLKIPGLFRDAQVFPALLHGDLWKGNVAETGKGPVIFDPSSFYGHSEYELGIAGMLGGFDSSFFSAYHAKIPKAPGFAHRNQLYQLFNYLNHWNHFGGGYRGSSIRVMKNLLK; translated from the exons ATGGAAGATAAGTTAAAGAAAGAGTTGGGTACAGCCACGCTAAAGTTAGCCGGCCACGGCGAAGGTGGATGCATCAGTCAGGGCCAGAGTTACCACACGGACACAGGCGAAGTGTTTGTTAAAACAAACCACAAGAGCCAG gccAAATTAATGTTTGACGGGGAAATGGCCAGTTTGGAGGCTATAATCAAAACGGGCACAATTCAAGTGCCCAAACCTGTAAAGGTGATCGAGTTGGCAACTGGAGGCTGTATGTTTGTAATGGAGTATTTGGACATTCGTGCCCTAAGCAA ATATTCCAGGCAGCTTGGAGAGCAGGTGGCTGATCTGCACCTTCACAATAAGAGACAGTTGGAGAAAGTGAGCAAAGAGCAGCACACCGTTG GAAAAGGAGCCGGGCAGAGGGAGGATACTTACGTGGACAAATTTGGCTTCCCGACCATTACGTGTTGTGGCTATATCGCACAG GAAAACGAATGGCAGGATGACTGGATGACCTTTTATACTCGCCAGAGGCTCGAGTGTCAGCTAAACATGCTGGAGAAGTCAAACGGGGACAGAGAGGTCCGAGAGCTTTGGTCGGCACTGCAG CTGAAGATCCCGGGGTTGTTCCGAGACGCGCAGGTGTTCCCAGCTCTTCTGCATGGCGACTTGTGGAAAGGCAATGTGGCAGAAACCGGCAAGGGCCCGGTGATCTTCGACCCCTCTTCTTTTTACGGCCATTCTGAATACGAGTTGGGAATCGCCGGCATGTTGGGAGGCTTCGACAGCTCCTTTTTCTCGGCCTACCATGCGAAAATTCCTAAGGCGCCCGGCTTTGCCCACAGAAACCAGCTCTATCAACTCTTCAACTATTTGAATCACTGGAACCACTTTGGCGGTGGCTACAGAGGCTCGTCAATAAGAGTCATGAAGAACCTGCTCAAGTAA